A genomic region of Arachis stenosperma cultivar V10309 chromosome 9, arast.V10309.gnm1.PFL2, whole genome shotgun sequence contains the following coding sequences:
- the LOC130951723 gene encoding aluminum-activated malate transporter 9-like isoform X1, with translation MGSRGVPKMGSFHYSFREKKERLLSSRNVYGYSQIGDPLVESDEEEERLTGRWWWRRCSDGIVEGWKMAKQVAARAWEMGCSDPRKFIFSAKMGLALVLISLLIFLKEPFESVSRYSVWAILTVVVVFEFSIGATLSKGLNRGLGTLSAGGLALGIGELTRLGGDWQVLYTIISIFIAGFCATYAKLYPTLKAYEYGFRVFLITFCYIIVSGYRTGEFVQTSINRFLLIAIGAAVSVGVNVCIFPIWAGEDLHNLVGKNFMGVAKSLEGVVNNYLNCVEYERIPSKILTYQASDDPLYSGYRSAVESSSQEEALLGFAVWEPPHGRYRMFKYPWQNYVKVGGALRHCAFMVMAMHGCILSEIQAPPEKRQVFQSELKKVGAEAAKVLRELGNKVQKMEKLGQDDILFEVHEAAEELQQKIDKKSFILVNSESWEIGNRPRPKGEQQDFSNMDDERRFLEYKSLSEAVLDLRSVNVPKNWDEQTAARPPGFVEENIYKKQPSWPAHISFKTDAVFKEEESRTYESASSLSLATFTSLLIEFVARLQNLVDSFEELGEKANFKDPLEQEHVRSGCWTRMFDCFRSKD, from the exons ATGGGTTCGAGGGGGGTGCCGAAGATGGGTTCGTTCCATTACAGCTTCAGGGAGAAGAAGGAGAGGCTGCTGTCGTCGAGGAACGTGTATGGCTATTCACAGATTGGGGACCCGCTGGTGGAATCCGACGAGGAGGAGGAGCGGCTGACGGGGAGGTGGTGGTGGAGGCGGTGCTCGGACGGGATCGTGGAGGGTTGGAAGATGGCGAAGCAGGTGGCGGCGAGGGCGTGGGAGATGGGGTGTTCGGATCCAAGGAAGTTTATATTCTCCGCGAAGATGGGACTGGCTTTGGTTCTCATATCGCTTCTCATATTTCTGAAGGAACCATTTGAAAGTGTTAGTCGCTACTCCGTTTGGGCCATTCTCACCGTCGTTGTCGTCTTCGAATTCAGCATTG GTGCAACTCTTAGCAAAGGGCTTAACAGAGGACTTGGGACTTTGTCAGCTGGAGGACTTGCTTTGGGAATAGGAGAATTAACAAGATTGGGTGGTGACTGGCAAGTTCTTTATACTATTATCAGCATCTTCATTGCAG GATTTTGTGCTACCTATGCTAAACTATACCCGACATTGAAGGCTTATGAATATGGTTTCCGTGTGTTCTTGATCACATTTTGCTACATCATTGTATCCGGATATCGAACTGGAGAGTTTGTTCAGACGTCTATAAACAGGTTTCTGCTCATTGCGATTGGTGCTGCTGTATCTGTTGGAGTAAATGTATGTATATTTCCAATCTGGGCTGGTGAGGATCTGCATAATCTTGTGGGGAAGAATTTCATGGGGGTCGCGAAATCTTTGGAAG GTGTTGTCAATAACTACCTTAATTGTGTTGAGTATGAGAGAATACCCTCAAAAATTCTTACCTACCAAGCTTCTGATGATCCACTTTACAGCGGCTACAGATCGGCTGTTGAATCTTCGAGCCAAGAGGAAGCATTG TTAGGTTTTGCTGTTTGGGAGCCACCTCATGGTCGCTACAGAATGTTTAAATATCCTTGGCAGAATTATGTGAAAGTAGGTGGAGCATTAAGGCATTGTGCGTTTATGGTCATGGCTATGCATGGATGTATACTTTCTGAAATACAG GCTCCACCTGAGAAGAGGCAAGTTTTCCAAAGTGAGCTGAAGAAGGTAGGCGCTGAAGCAGCAAAAGTGCTTCGGGAACTCGGAAACAAAGTTCAAAAGATGGAGAAGCTGGGTCAGGACGACATTTTGTTTGAAGTACACGAGGCAGCAGAAGAACTGCAACAGAAGATTGATAAGAAGTCTTTCATCCTTGTAAATTCTGAGAGCTGGGAGATTGGAAACCGGCCAAGACCAAAGGGCGAACAACAAGATTTCTCAAACATGGACGATGAAAGACGTTTCTTGGAGTACAAGTCTCTCAGCGAAGCTGTCCTCGACCTAAGATCAGTTAACGTTCCAAAAAATTGGGATGAACAAACTGCGGCCCGACCACCAGGTTTCGTTGAAGAAAACATATACAAGAAACAGCCTTCTTGGCCTGCTCATATTTCCTTCAAGACGGATGCAGTGTTTAAAGAGGAGGAATCAAGGACATATGAAAGTGCTAGTTCACTGTCTCTAGCAACATTTACATCCCTCTTGATTGAGTTTGTGGCAAGGCTCCAGAACCTTGTGGATTCATTTGAAGAGTTAGGTGAGAAAGCAAACTTTAAAGACCCTCTTGAGCAAGAACATGTGAGAAGTGGTTGCTGGACAAGGATGTTTGATTGTTTCAGATCTAAGGATTGA
- the LOC130949052 gene encoding uncharacterized protein LOC130949052, which yields MDFQNDEMPNGWPLGLGFLNIKLRVTEAPAAAPVEPFSSTQMPSTSFSSFSSSNLDTESTASFFQDKSVSLGRLIGIRGGERGRLYLPNTLRFEDTTEKKILGDASCSDSSNSKVQEVDVSGGICIPTLLDVLLRISTKTKRTSRN from the exons ATGGATTTCCAG AATGATGAGATGCCGAATGGATGGCCACTGGGTCTTGGGTTTTTGAATATAAAGCTTAGAGTTACAGAGGCACCCGCAGCTGCACCGGTGGAGCCTTTCTCATCGACGCAGATGCCATCCACCAGCTTCTCCTCATTCTCATCCTCCAACCTTGATACTGAG TCAACAGCATCTTTCTTCCAAGACAAGAGTGTATCCCTTGGGCGTCTTATAGGAATAAGAGGAGGGGAGAGAGGACGATTGTACTTGCCAAACACGTTGAGGTTTGAAGACACTACTGAGAAGAAAATATTAGGAGATGCTTCTTGTTCTGATTCATCTAACTCAAAGGTACAAGAAGTGGATGTGTCTGGAGGCATTTGCATACCCACATTACTTGATGTCCTGCTCAGAATCAGCACCAAAACTAAGAGAACTTCAAGGAACTAG
- the LOC130951723 gene encoding aluminum-activated malate transporter 9-like isoform X2 yields MSFWSKFMLFRTFMGATLSKGLNRGLGTLSAGGLALGIGELTRLGGDWQVLYTIISIFIAGFCATYAKLYPTLKAYEYGFRVFLITFCYIIVSGYRTGEFVQTSINRFLLIAIGAAVSVGVNVCIFPIWAGEDLHNLVGKNFMGVAKSLEGVVNNYLNCVEYERIPSKILTYQASDDPLYSGYRSAVESSSQEEALLGFAVWEPPHGRYRMFKYPWQNYVKVGGALRHCAFMVMAMHGCILSEIQAPPEKRQVFQSELKKVGAEAAKVLRELGNKVQKMEKLGQDDILFEVHEAAEELQQKIDKKSFILVNSESWEIGNRPRPKGEQQDFSNMDDERRFLEYKSLSEAVLDLRSVNVPKNWDEQTAARPPGFVEENIYKKQPSWPAHISFKTDAVFKEEESRTYESASSLSLATFTSLLIEFVARLQNLVDSFEELGEKANFKDPLEQEHVRSGCWTRMFDCFRSKD; encoded by the exons ATGTCTTTCTGGTCTAAATTTATGTTATTTAGAACTTTCATGG GTGCAACTCTTAGCAAAGGGCTTAACAGAGGACTTGGGACTTTGTCAGCTGGAGGACTTGCTTTGGGAATAGGAGAATTAACAAGATTGGGTGGTGACTGGCAAGTTCTTTATACTATTATCAGCATCTTCATTGCAG GATTTTGTGCTACCTATGCTAAACTATACCCGACATTGAAGGCTTATGAATATGGTTTCCGTGTGTTCTTGATCACATTTTGCTACATCATTGTATCCGGATATCGAACTGGAGAGTTTGTTCAGACGTCTATAAACAGGTTTCTGCTCATTGCGATTGGTGCTGCTGTATCTGTTGGAGTAAATGTATGTATATTTCCAATCTGGGCTGGTGAGGATCTGCATAATCTTGTGGGGAAGAATTTCATGGGGGTCGCGAAATCTTTGGAAG GTGTTGTCAATAACTACCTTAATTGTGTTGAGTATGAGAGAATACCCTCAAAAATTCTTACCTACCAAGCTTCTGATGATCCACTTTACAGCGGCTACAGATCGGCTGTTGAATCTTCGAGCCAAGAGGAAGCATTG TTAGGTTTTGCTGTTTGGGAGCCACCTCATGGTCGCTACAGAATGTTTAAATATCCTTGGCAGAATTATGTGAAAGTAGGTGGAGCATTAAGGCATTGTGCGTTTATGGTCATGGCTATGCATGGATGTATACTTTCTGAAATACAG GCTCCACCTGAGAAGAGGCAAGTTTTCCAAAGTGAGCTGAAGAAGGTAGGCGCTGAAGCAGCAAAAGTGCTTCGGGAACTCGGAAACAAAGTTCAAAAGATGGAGAAGCTGGGTCAGGACGACATTTTGTTTGAAGTACACGAGGCAGCAGAAGAACTGCAACAGAAGATTGATAAGAAGTCTTTCATCCTTGTAAATTCTGAGAGCTGGGAGATTGGAAACCGGCCAAGACCAAAGGGCGAACAACAAGATTTCTCAAACATGGACGATGAAAGACGTTTCTTGGAGTACAAGTCTCTCAGCGAAGCTGTCCTCGACCTAAGATCAGTTAACGTTCCAAAAAATTGGGATGAACAAACTGCGGCCCGACCACCAGGTTTCGTTGAAGAAAACATATACAAGAAACAGCCTTCTTGGCCTGCTCATATTTCCTTCAAGACGGATGCAGTGTTTAAAGAGGAGGAATCAAGGACATATGAAAGTGCTAGTTCACTGTCTCTAGCAACATTTACATCCCTCTTGATTGAGTTTGTGGCAAGGCTCCAGAACCTTGTGGATTCATTTGAAGAGTTAGGTGAGAAAGCAAACTTTAAAGACCCTCTTGAGCAAGAACATGTGAGAAGTGGTTGCTGGACAAGGATGTTTGATTGTTTCAGATCTAAGGATTGA